The following are encoded in a window of Anoplopoma fimbria isolate UVic2021 breed Golden Eagle Sablefish chromosome 3, Afim_UVic_2022, whole genome shotgun sequence genomic DNA:
- the gtpbp4 gene encoding nucleolar GTP-binding protein 1: MALYNFKKIMVVPTAKEFIDITLSKTQRKTPTVVHKHYQIHRIRHFYMRKVKFTQQNYHDRLSQILTDFPKLDDIHPFYADLMNVLYDKDHYKLALGQINIAKNLIDNVAKDYVRLMKYGDSLYRCKQLKRAALGRMCTILKRQKSSLEYLEQVRQHLSRLPSIDPNTRTLLLCGYPNVGKSSFINKVTRADVDVQPYAFTTKSLFVGHMDYRYLRWQVVDTPGILDHPLEDRNTIEMQAITALAHLRAAVLYVMDVSEQCGHNLQQQLELFNSIRPLFANKPLIVVANKCDVKKISELTEESQKIFSDLSAEGIPVVETSTLTEEGVMQVKTEACDRLLAHRVDTKMKGKKVHDVLNRLHLAMPAKRDEKVRPPFIPEGALMRKKAMEVDAPKRKLERDLEVEMGDDYILDLQKYWDLMNEEEKHDIIPEVWEGHNIADYIDPEIMKKLELLEKEEELKEKAGEYDSDDESEDEEMQEIRVLAKQIREKRLLKVVESKDKDIHRPRMPRTATKVERKKLEKEMGGLGLDMDDKDDSHYAQQARRSRSVTKKRKREVSVQPTSKTRSQSASRPPRDQSGLRDPKMVKKAKKMMKMSQRDMNRDGKKGEADRHVFDLKPKHLFSGKRKSGTNDRR; the protein is encoded by the exons ATGGCACTTTACAATTTTAAGAAGATTATGGTGGTTCCCACCGCAAAG GAATTCATCGACATCACTTTatccaaaacacaaaggaaGACGCCCACGGTGGTGCACAAGCATTACCAGATCCATCGCATCCGTCACTTTTACATGCGGAAGGTGAAGTTCACCCAGCAGAACTACCACGACCGCCTCTCACAGATCCTCACCGACTTCCCCAAGCTCGAC GACATCCATCCGTTCTACGCCGATCTGATGAACGTGTTGTACGACAAAGATCATTACAAACTGGCTTTGGGACAGATTAACATCGCCAAGAATCTCATCGACAA TGTTGCCAAAGACTACGTGCGTCTGATGAAGTATGGAGACTCTCTGTACCGCTGCAAACAGCTGAAGAGAGCCGCTCTGGGTCGCATGTGCACCATCCTGAAACGGCAGAAGTCCAGTCTGGAGTATCTGGAACAAG TGCGTCAGCATCTGTCCCGTCTGCCGAGCATCGACCCCAACACGAGGACTCTGCTTCTGTGCGGTTACCCCAACGTCGGCAAGTCCAGTTTCATCAACAAG GTGACCAGAGCAGACGTGGATGTCCAGCCGTACGCTTTCACCACCAAGTCTCTGTTTGTGGGTCACATGGACTACAGATACCTCCGCTGGCAG GTGGTGGACACCCCCGGTATCCTGGATCATCCTCTGGAGGACAGGAACACCATCGAGATGCAGGCCATCACGGCTCTGGCTCACCTGAGAGCGGCGGTTCTTTACGTCATGGACGTATCGGAGCAGTGCGGCCACAACCTGCAGCAACAGCTGGAGCTCTTCAACAGCATCCGGCCGCTGTTCGCCAACAAg CCTCTCATCGTCGTGGCCAACAAATGTGACGTGAAGAAGATCAGCGAGCTGACTGAGGAGAGCCAG AAAATCTTCTCCGATCTCTCTGCCGAGGGAATCCCGGTGGTGGAGACCAGCACCCTGACGGAGGAGGGAGTCATGCAGGTTAAAACCGAG GCCTGCGACCGGCTCCTCGCCCATCGCGTCGACACCAAGATGAAGGGCAAGAAGGTCCATGATGTCCTCAACCGGCTGCACCTGGCCATGCCGGCCAAGAGAGACGAGAAG GTGAGGCCTCCGTTCATCCCAGAAGGAGCTTTGATGCGCAAGAAGGCGATGGAGGTGGACGCACCCAAACGCAAACTG GAGAGAGATCTGGAGGTGGAGATGGGCGATGACTACATTCTGGACCTACAGA aatACTGGGATTTGATGAACGAAGAGGAGAAGCATGATATTATCCCCGAGGTGTGGGAGGGCCACAACATCGCCGATTACATCGATCCCGAAATCATGAAG aaactggagctgctggagaaggaggaggagctgaaggagaaaGCCGGCGAGTACGACTCCGACGACGAGAGCGAGGACGAGGAGATGCAGGAGATCCGCGTCCTGGCCAAGCAGATCCGCGAGAAGAGGCTGCTCAAGGTCGTGGAGTCCAAGGACAAGGACATTCACCGTCCTCGCATGCCCAGGACCGCCACCAAG GTTGAAAGAAagaagctggagaaggagaTGGGTGGTCTCGGTCTGGACATGGATGACAAGGACGAT AGCCACTACGCTCAACAGGCCCGGCGGTCCCGAAGCGTCACCAAGAAACGAAAGCGTGAAGTTTCGGTCCAACCGACCTCCAAGACCCGCAGCCAGAGCGCCTCCCGTCCACCACGAGACCAGTCCGGGTTAAGAGATCCAAAG ATGGTAAAGAAGgcgaagaagatgatgaagatgtccCAGAGAGACATGAACCGCGACGGCAAGAAGGGCGAGGCGGACAGACACGTGTTCGACCTCAAACCCAAACATCTCTTCTCCGGGAAGAGGAAGTCCGGCACCAACGAtcgcagataa